In Periplaneta americana isolate PAMFEO1 chromosome 4, P.americana_PAMFEO1_priV1, whole genome shotgun sequence, one DNA window encodes the following:
- the LOC138697954 gene encoding astakine-like has translation MYHIKLVAVLIVASVALIKASPYTGACLDAKNCGASQCCVVGMQAYSIPTCNKVRGLGESCRPNNEPGDFNLSYPDGSSMQVTNAYLAVCGCAEGLVCHRGTCQAINNK, from the exons ATGTATCACATCAAGTTGGTAGCAGTGCTCATTGTGGCCTCAGTTGCCCTCATCAAAGCTTCCCCTTACACTGGCGCTTGTCTGGATGCCAAGAACTGTGGAGCCTCGCAGTGCTGTGTTGTTG GTATGCAGGCGTACAGCATTCCTACATGCAACAAGGTGCGTGGATTGGGCGAATCCTGTCGCCCTAACAACGAGCCTGGAGACTTCAACCTGTCGTACCCAGATGGCAGCAGCATGCAAGTGACCAATGCGTACCTCGCAGTGTGTGGTTGTGCTGAAGGACTCGTATGTCACCGTGGCACCTGCCAagctatcaataataaataa